From a region of the Pseudomonadaceae bacterium SI-3 genome:
- a CDS encoding DUF3391 domain-containing protein yields MKLFKTKRKRPEVVEIATKRRLHVSHLELGMYICELDRPWRQTDFLFQGFPLLKLEHIHAVRERCDYVFVDDTRRVLIDQGQMIVPTATPLRVTRKMTRIPLSLEVQEAREAYLSSSLVLDQVLLDVQQGRAIDTKACQALVKRNLESMLRNESAMLWLTRLKSQDLYTSLHCLSVSILAMGFGTHLGLADDKIELLGIAGLLHDVGKMKIDPTILNKPGKLTEEEFQHIKLHPTFGYQALCSQEDIPAAAIQAAHGHHERLDGKGYPQGLAHYQIPFTTRVITIVDAFDAITSHRAYDDARPIQTAYDVLRSSAGQQFDEALVHEFIRWLGVFPVGTLVELHTGEVGLVLEKHPHLHLRPKVVVLRSSNKTPCEPRYLDLSQLTVDADGTPYRISSGIPDGSYGLFIADPQLQRILHPELLAVLELEPEPVDD; encoded by the coding sequence ATGAAGTTATTCAAAACAAAGCGTAAACGGCCGGAGGTGGTAGAGATCGCCACCAAGCGTCGTCTGCACGTCAGCCACTTAGAGCTTGGGATGTATATCTGCGAGCTGGATCGCCCGTGGCGGCAGACAGACTTTCTCTTTCAAGGGTTCCCCCTGCTTAAGCTGGAGCATATCCACGCGGTGCGCGAACGCTGTGATTACGTGTTCGTTGACGACACACGGCGCGTGCTGATCGATCAGGGCCAAATGATTGTGCCAACGGCGACTCCGCTGCGCGTGACGCGCAAGATGACCCGCATTCCGCTCTCGCTTGAGGTGCAGGAAGCACGGGAGGCCTATCTCAGCAGCAGCTTGGTTCTGGACCAGGTGCTACTGGACGTCCAGCAAGGGCGGGCGATCGATACTAAGGCCTGTCAGGCACTGGTTAAGCGAAACCTCGAAAGCATGCTTCGTAACGAAAGCGCCATGCTCTGGCTGACGCGCCTGAAGTCACAAGATCTCTATACAAGTCTGCATTGCCTTTCTGTATCCATTCTTGCCATGGGATTTGGCACGCACCTTGGGTTGGCCGACGATAAGATCGAGCTATTGGGCATCGCTGGGCTGCTGCACGACGTGGGCAAGATGAAAATCGACCCGACGATCCTGAACAAGCCAGGCAAGCTGACCGAGGAAGAATTTCAGCACATCAAGTTGCACCCGACGTTTGGTTATCAGGCCTTGTGCAGCCAGGAAGACATTCCTGCCGCTGCGATTCAGGCGGCGCACGGCCATCACGAACGGTTGGATGGAAAGGGTTATCCGCAAGGGCTCGCGCATTACCAAATCCCGTTCACGACCCGGGTGATCACCATTGTTGATGCCTTCGATGCGATTACCAGTCATCGAGCTTACGACGACGCACGCCCGATCCAGACGGCGTATGACGTGTTGCGCAGCAGTGCCGGGCAGCAGTTTGACGAAGCATTGGTGCATGAATTTATCCGCTGGCTCGGCGTGTTTCCGGTCGGAACTTTGGTGGAACTGCACACGGGTGAGGTCGGGTTGGTGCTCGAGAAACACCCACATTTGCACCTCAGGCCGAAGGTGGTCGTGTTACGGAGTTCGAACAAGACGCCTTGCGAGCCTCGTTATCTGGATCTGTCCCAGTTGACTGTCGATGCCGATGGGACGCCATATCGGATCAGTAGCGGGATCCCGGATGGGTCCTACGGACTGTTTATTGCTGATCCGCAATTGCAGAGGATCCTGCATCCCGAACTGCTTGCTGTCCTTGAGCTCGAGCCGGAGCCTGTCGACGACTGA
- a CDS encoding enoyl-CoA hydratase (Catalyzes the reversible hydration of unsaturated fatty acyl-CoA to beta-hydroxyacyl-CoA) gives MSDLVSYELEDGIATLTLNNGKVNALSPAMFDALNAAFDRAEQDRAVVILTGQPGILSGGYDLKVMTSGPENAIALVTTGSKFTLRMLAHPFPIVAACPGHAIAKGAFLLLSSDYRIGVEGAFNIGLNEVQIGMTMHHSGIELARDRLTKPAFQRSVINGEIFSPQAAVEAGFLDKIVPASELMDAAKAAAAQLKKINMTAHKNTKLKARKALLETLERAIELDQQHSVVS, from the coding sequence ATGAGTGATCTGGTTTCCTACGAACTCGAAGACGGTATCGCCACGCTGACGCTGAATAACGGCAAGGTCAACGCTCTGTCTCCGGCCATGTTCGACGCGCTCAATGCGGCTTTCGACCGCGCCGAGCAGGACCGCGCCGTGGTGATCCTCACTGGCCAGCCGGGCATCCTGTCCGGTGGCTATGATCTCAAGGTCATGACCTCCGGGCCGGAGAACGCCATTGCGCTGGTGACGACGGGCTCGAAGTTCACGCTGCGAATGCTGGCTCATCCTTTCCCGATCGTCGCGGCCTGTCCGGGGCACGCGATTGCCAAAGGCGCCTTCCTGCTGCTCTCGTCTGATTACCGCATTGGTGTCGAAGGCGCGTTCAATATCGGCCTCAATGAGGTACAGATCGGTATGACCATGCACCATTCGGGTATCGAACTGGCTCGAGACCGTTTAACCAAGCCTGCCTTTCAGCGATCGGTGATCAACGGTGAGATCTTTAGTCCGCAAGCTGCAGTCGAGGCGGGTTTCCTCGACAAGATAGTCCCGGCCAGTGAGCTGATGGATGCCGCCAAAGCGGCGGCGGCCCAGTTGAAGAAGATCAACATGACCGCGCACAAGAACACCAAGCTCAAGGCACGCAAGGCCTTGCTCGAAACCTTGGAACGGGCCATTGAACTCGACCAGCAGCATTCAGTCGTGTCCTGA
- a CDS encoding aspartate aminotransferase family protein (DapATase; bifunctional enzyme that functions in arginine and lysine biosynthetic pathways; catalyzes the formation of N-acetyl-L-glutamate 5-semialdehyde from 2-oxoglutarate and N(2)-acetyl-L-ornithine or N-succinyl-2-L-amino-6-oxoheptanedioate from 2-oxoglutarate and N-succinyl-L-2,6-diaminoheptanedioate), with protein sequence MSAPHTPVERADFDQVIVPTFAPAAFIPVRGQGSRVWDQSGRELIDFTGGIAVNVLGHAHPALVAALTEQAGKLWHISNIFTNEPALRLAKKLTAATFADRAFFANSGAEANEAAFKLARRFAHDNHGPEKCEIISAINSFHGRTLFTVTVGGQPKYSDGFGPKIQGISHVPYNDLDALAAMISDKTCAVVLEPIQGESGVVPADQAYLEGARKLCDQHNALLIFDEVQTGMGRTGELYAYMNYGVTPDILTNAKSLGGGFPIGLMLTTDEIAAHFSVGTHGTTYGGNPLACAVAEAVVDIVNTPEVLNGVKERHERFKRGLLEIGRRHGLFSQVRGMGMLIGCVLDDAWKGRAREIFDAAEREALMILQAGPDVIRLAPSLIIEEADIAEGLARFERAAAKLSQA encoded by the coding sequence ATGTCCGCCCCGCATACCCCGGTAGAACGCGCTGATTTCGACCAGGTCATTGTTCCCACTTTCGCACCCGCCGCTTTCATTCCCGTGCGTGGCCAGGGTTCACGAGTCTGGGATCAGAGCGGGCGAGAGCTGATCGACTTTACCGGTGGCATTGCCGTCAATGTGCTCGGTCATGCCCATCCGGCGCTGGTAGCAGCGCTGACCGAACAGGCTGGCAAGCTCTGGCACATCTCCAACATCTTCACCAATGAGCCGGCGTTGCGTCTGGCCAAAAAGCTCACTGCAGCGACCTTTGCCGACCGGGCGTTCTTCGCCAACTCCGGCGCCGAGGCCAACGAGGCGGCCTTCAAGCTGGCGCGCCGCTTCGCGCATGACAACCACGGGCCGGAGAAATGCGAGATCATCTCCGCAATCAACAGCTTCCACGGCCGGACGTTGTTTACCGTGACGGTGGGCGGCCAGCCGAAATATTCCGATGGGTTCGGGCCCAAGATTCAGGGGATCAGCCACGTCCCCTATAACGATCTCGATGCGCTCGCCGCGATGATTTCGGACAAGACCTGCGCCGTGGTGCTGGAACCGATTCAGGGCGAAAGTGGTGTTGTGCCCGCTGATCAGGCTTATTTGGAAGGTGCTCGCAAATTGTGTGACCAGCACAACGCGTTGTTGATCTTCGATGAAGTCCAGACCGGTATGGGCCGTACCGGCGAGTTGTACGCCTACATGAACTATGGCGTCACGCCGGACATCCTGACCAATGCCAAGAGCCTTGGCGGCGGCTTTCCGATTGGCTTGATGCTGACCACCGATGAGATCGCTGCGCATTTCAGCGTGGGTACTCATGGCACCACCTACGGCGGCAACCCGCTGGCGTGCGCCGTGGCCGAGGCGGTGGTCGATATTGTCAACACGCCGGAGGTGCTGAACGGCGTGAAGGAACGGCACGAGCGCTTCAAGCGTGGTCTGCTGGAGATCGGCCGGCGGCATGGCCTGTTCAGCCAGGTCCGCGGAATGGGCATGCTGATCGGCTGTGTACTTGATGACGCTTGGAAAGGTCGCGCGCGCGAGATCTTCGATGCGGCTGAGCGCGAAGCGCTGATGATCCTGCAGGCCGGACCCGATGTGATCCGCCTGGCCCCTAGCTTGATCATCGAAGAGGCCGATATCGCTGAAGGGCTGGCCCGTTTTGAGCGTGCTGCGGCAAAACTGAGCCAGGCCTGA
- a CDS encoding topoisomerase II: MSDSLQLILEDVDGTQLETSCTRFAVMWQGREVWIQQVGNNQLMIGVDVEDGDTEYANLLLRPLATNLVSLELEMEPVESGEDEHVHGPDCNHDH; encoded by the coding sequence ATGAGCGACAGCCTGCAATTGATCCTTGAAGACGTAGACGGCACCCAGCTTGAGACGTCGTGCACCCGTTTTGCCGTGATGTGGCAGGGTCGGGAGGTCTGGATTCAGCAAGTCGGCAACAACCAGCTGATGATCGGTGTCGACGTGGAGGACGGCGACACTGAGTACGCCAATCTGCTGCTGCGTCCGCTGGCGACCAACTTGGTCAGCCTTGAGCTTGAGATGGAGCCGGTTGAGTCCGGCGAGGATGAGCACGTTCATGGTCCAGACTGTAACCACGACCACTGA
- a CDS encoding succinylglutamate desuccinylase, translating to MPTLGRLLALTVSGEVPAESVQFTDGGARLQWLGEGALEVTPARGQDLGLDLVLSAGVHGCEVIPIELLDLLIRAIARNEIRPRARLLLLFCNPPAMRQGVRRLGQDLNRLFCGKHAASEPGDETRRAAQLEEWVAAFFQEPGRRRWHYDLHSAMRASVLPQFAVCPWVDGREVAPQSLTRLQHAAVDAVLFQEKPSGTFSAYTATRHGAEAFTLEMAEAPEGVWPQCLDEFLQTARGWIEAVEPVRDESHHRPLLKFRLAREIIKQSDQFVLRLPADIQNFAPLSPGTLLAEDEKGVRWLAEEQDARILFPLSDVAIGERAGLIVVPRD from the coding sequence ATGCCGACGCTGGGTCGGCTATTGGCGCTGACGGTTTCGGGTGAGGTGCCGGCGGAGAGCGTCCAGTTCACTGATGGCGGGGCCCGGCTGCAATGGCTGGGAGAGGGTGCCTTAGAGGTCACTCCGGCGCGCGGTCAGGATCTGGGGCTTGATCTGGTGCTATCGGCGGGCGTGCATGGCTGTGAAGTGATTCCGATTGAGCTACTGGATCTCTTGATACGGGCGATCGCGCGCAACGAGATTCGCCCCCGCGCGCGGCTGTTGTTGCTGTTCTGCAACCCGCCCGCGATGCGGCAGGGCGTGCGTCGTTTAGGTCAGGATCTGAATCGGCTTTTTTGTGGCAAGCACGCGGCGAGCGAACCTGGCGACGAGACGCGCCGCGCGGCGCAGCTGGAGGAGTGGGTTGCAGCGTTTTTCCAAGAGCCTGGCCGTCGGCGCTGGCATTACGACCTGCACTCGGCCATGCGTGCATCGGTGCTGCCGCAGTTCGCCGTCTGCCCTTGGGTAGACGGTCGCGAAGTCGCCCCGCAAAGCCTGACACGTCTTCAGCACGCTGCGGTCGATGCAGTGCTATTTCAGGAAAAGCCTTCCGGAACCTTCAGTGCTTACACGGCGACGCGACATGGAGCTGAGGCTTTTACGCTGGAAATGGCCGAAGCCCCAGAGGGCGTATGGCCTCAGTGTCTAGACGAATTCCTGCAGACCGCTCGGGGCTGGATCGAAGCGGTTGAACCGGTACGGGACGAGTCGCACCATCGGCCCTTGCTGAAGTTTCGGCTGGCGCGTGAAATCATCAAGCAGAGTGATCAGTTCGTTCTGCGGCTCCCTGCTGATATCCAGAACTTTGCCCCGCTGTCGCCCGGCACTCTGCTGGCGGAGGACGAGAAAGGTGTGCGCTGGCTGGCAGAGGAGCAGGATGCGAGGATCCTGTTTCCGTTATCGGATGTTGCGATCGGCGAACGTGCCGGGCTGATCGTCGTTCCACGTGACTGA
- a CDS encoding DUF2892 domain-containing protein yields the protein MSRTSDQASQNVHGWERAASIIGGLYFLGKGLGRGGLGGVLQLAVGGMALARGVSGQCEAKRMLSEVNEQARMAEGNSRSMPLERSEADDVRLKTNAQAATGTATVTGNDSLDNPRAGV from the coding sequence ATGAGCAGGACATCTGACCAGGCTTCACAGAACGTGCACGGCTGGGAGCGCGCAGCATCGATTATCGGCGGCCTGTACTTCCTTGGTAAAGGCCTTGGGCGCGGCGGCTTGGGTGGCGTCCTGCAGCTGGCGGTAGGCGGGATGGCATTGGCGCGAGGCGTTTCCGGCCAGTGCGAAGCCAAGCGCATGCTCAGTGAGGTGAACGAACAAGCCAGAATGGCCGAGGGCAATTCACGAAGCATGCCGCTCGAGCGCAGTGAGGCAGATGACGTGCGCCTGAAAACCAATGCCCAGGCGGCCACCGGCACTGCGACGGTGACCGGCAACGACTCGCTCGACAATCCGCGAGCGGGCGTCTGA
- a CDS encoding peptidase S9 produces the protein MSAPIARVETGQDPYKWLENRDAPEVLDYLKAENAYLEEQLADQAQLRESLFLEIKGRIRETDLSLPSPWGPWLYYQRTTAGDEYPRHYRCARPMDGSFAVDEASEQLLLDPNELAAGGFLSLGAFSVSQDHSKLAYSLDTQGDEIYQLFIKDLHTGEVTALPFEDCDGSMTWANDNQTLFFGELDDTHRPHKIYRHRLGDNDRTEVYHDPDGRYFVHCYRASSERQLVILSNSKTTSEAWVLSANEPEGNWVCLAPRQDDHEYYPDHGLLDDEWSWLIRSNQAGINFALYQAPECTPQREHWNELIGHSDSVMLEDISLNAGAVTLSLREAGLPIIEVRPSTGAPYRLQLPDAAYSLHVHNTLEFDSPVIRLRYEALNRPAQIRQLNLSDGKQEVLKETPVEGPFDADAYESRRIWATADDGTQVPISLVGRREQFGKPAPLYLYGYGAYGHSLDPWFSHARLSLLDRGFIFAIAHVRGGGDLGEAWYRAGKLEHKPNTFSDFIACAERLITDGYTEPARLAVSGGSAGGLLIGAVLNLRPDLFGAAIAEVPFVDVLNTMLNADLPLTVTEYDEWGDPNQPEVHARIKAYAPYENVRSQPYPAILAVAGYNDSRVQYWEAAKWVAKLRAQKTDDNLLLLKTEFGAGHGGMSGRYQALKDVALEYAFVLKVFDRTTR, from the coding sequence ATGTCTGCCCCCATTGCCCGCGTCGAAACAGGCCAGGATCCATACAAGTGGCTGGAGAACCGCGACGCACCCGAGGTGCTCGATTACCTGAAAGCGGAAAACGCCTATCTGGAAGAACAGCTGGCTGACCAGGCCCAACTGCGTGAATCGTTGTTTCTCGAGATCAAAGGCCGTATCCGTGAGACTGACCTTTCGCTGCCCTCCCCTTGGGGACCCTGGCTCTATTATCAGCGCACCACGGCTGGCGATGAATATCCGCGCCACTACCGCTGCGCGCGCCCAATGGATGGCTCATTCGCCGTGGATGAAGCGAGCGAGCAGCTTTTGCTCGATCCCAACGAGCTGGCGGCGGGAGGATTCCTGTCGCTGGGCGCGTTCAGTGTCAGCCAGGACCACAGCAAGCTGGCTTACAGCCTCGACACGCAAGGCGACGAGATCTATCAGCTGTTCATCAAGGACCTGCACACAGGCGAGGTGACCGCCCTGCCCTTCGAGGATTGCGACGGCAGCATGACCTGGGCCAACGATAACCAAACCCTGTTCTTCGGCGAACTCGACGACACCCACCGCCCCCACAAGATCTACCGTCACCGGCTCGGCGACAACGATCGCACCGAGGTCTATCACGATCCGGACGGGCGTTATTTCGTGCATTGCTACCGAGCCAGCTCAGAGCGCCAGCTGGTTATCCTCTCCAACAGCAAGACCACCAGCGAAGCCTGGGTGCTGTCAGCGAATGAACCCGAAGGAAACTGGGTTTGCTTGGCACCACGCCAAGACGACCACGAGTACTACCCCGACCATGGCCTTCTCGATGACGAGTGGAGCTGGTTGATTCGCAGCAACCAGGCAGGCATCAATTTCGCGCTGTATCAGGCTCCGGAGTGCACGCCGCAGCGCGAGCACTGGAACGAGCTGATCGGCCACAGTGACTCGGTAATGTTGGAAGATATCAGCCTGAACGCCGGCGCGGTCACGCTGAGCCTGCGCGAGGCCGGACTGCCTATCATCGAGGTTCGCCCATCAACCGGCGCGCCCTACCGGTTGCAACTGCCGGATGCAGCCTACAGCCTCCATGTACACAACACGCTTGAATTCGATAGTCCGGTGATCCGGCTGCGCTACGAAGCACTGAACCGCCCGGCTCAGATTCGCCAGCTGAACCTCTCCGACGGTAAGCAGGAGGTACTCAAGGAGACTCCGGTCGAAGGCCCCTTCGATGCCGATGCCTATGAGAGCCGACGTATCTGGGCAACAGCCGACGATGGCACTCAGGTGCCGATCAGCCTGGTCGGTCGTCGAGAGCAATTTGGCAAACCCGCGCCCCTGTATCTTTATGGCTACGGCGCCTACGGCCACAGCCTGGACCCCTGGTTTTCCCACGCCCGACTGTCACTGCTAGATCGCGGCTTTATCTTCGCCATTGCCCATGTCCGAGGTGGTGGTGACCTTGGCGAGGCCTGGTACCGGGCTGGCAAGCTGGAGCACAAGCCGAACACCTTCAGCGATTTCATTGCCTGTGCCGAGAGACTGATAACCGACGGCTACACAGAACCGGCTCGACTCGCCGTCAGCGGCGGGAGCGCCGGCGGTCTGCTGATCGGCGCCGTGCTCAATCTGAGGCCGGACCTCTTCGGTGCGGCGATCGCCGAAGTGCCATTCGTCGACGTCCTGAACACCATGCTCAACGCCGACTTGCCTTTGACAGTGACCGAGTACGACGAGTGGGGCGACCCGAATCAGCCCGAGGTGCATGCGCGCATCAAGGCCTATGCGCCTTATGAGAACGTACGCAGCCAGCCTTACCCGGCAATCCTTGCGGTCGCTGGCTACAACGACAGCCGAGTGCAGTACTGGGAAGCCGCCAAATGGGTCGCCAAGCTGCGCGCCCAAAAGACAGACGACAACCTACTGCTACTGAAAACCGAGTTCGGTGCCGGACACGGCGGCATGAGCGGTCGTTATCAGGCGTTGAAGGACGTGGCGCTGGAATATGCCTTTGTGCTCAAGGTCTTTGACAGGACAACCCGCTAG
- the fadB gene encoding fatty acid oxidation complex subunit alpha FadB, protein MIYEGKAITVKALESGIVELNFDLKGESVNKFNRLTLNDLRQAVDAIKADASVKGVIVTSGKDVFIVGADITEFVDNFKMSDEELVAGNLEANKIFSDFEDLGVPTVAAINGIALGGGFEMCMAADYRVMSTVAKVGLPEVKLGIYPGFGGTVRLPRLIGVDNAVEWIASGKENRAEDALKVRAVDAVVAPEQLQAAALDLIKRAISGELDYKAKRQPKLDKLKLNAIEQMMAFETSKGFVAGQAGPNYPAPVEAIKTIQKAANFGRDKAIEVEAAGFVKLAKTSVAQSLVGLFLSDQELKKKAKAYDKQARDVKLAAVLGAGIMGGGIAYQSAVKGTPILMKDIREEGIQMGLNEASKLLGKRVEKGRLTPAKMAEALNAIRPTMSYGDFGHVDIVVEAVVENPKIKQSVLAEVEGLVRDDAIIASNTSTISISLLAQALKRPENFCGMHFFNPVHMMPLVEVIRGEKTSETAIATTVAYAKKMGKSPVVVNDCPGFLVNRVLFPYFGGFARAIAHGVDFVRADKVMEKFGWPMGPAYLMDVVGMDTGHHGRDVMAEGFPDRMKDDTRTAVDVMYDANRLGQKNGKGFYVYEMDKKGKPKKVVDPQSYELLKPVVSETRELSDEDIINYMMIPLCLETVRCLEDNIVETAAEADMGLIYGIGFPPFRGGALRYIDSIGVAEFVALADKYADLGPLYQPTAKLREMAANGQSFYG, encoded by the coding sequence ATGATTTACGAAGGTAAAGCCATCACGGTTAAGGCTCTTGAGAGCGGCATCGTCGAATTGAATTTCGACCTCAAGGGTGAGTCCGTCAACAAGTTCAATCGCCTCACCCTCAACGACCTTCGCCAGGCAGTCGACGCCATCAAGGCGGACGCTTCGGTCAAGGGCGTCATCGTTACCAGCGGCAAGGATGTTTTCATTGTCGGTGCGGACATCACCGAGTTCGTCGATAACTTCAAGATGTCCGATGAGGAGCTGGTCGCCGGTAACCTCGAAGCGAACAAGATCTTCAGCGATTTCGAAGACCTCGGTGTCCCGACCGTCGCTGCCATCAACGGCATCGCGTTGGGTGGTGGTTTCGAGATGTGCATGGCCGCTGACTACCGCGTCATGTCCACTGTTGCTAAGGTCGGCCTTCCAGAAGTGAAACTGGGCATCTACCCAGGCTTCGGCGGTACCGTTCGACTGCCGCGTCTGATCGGCGTGGACAACGCTGTTGAGTGGATTGCGTCCGGTAAGGAAAACCGTGCCGAAGATGCGCTCAAGGTTCGCGCCGTAGATGCCGTGGTTGCCCCCGAGCAGCTGCAGGCCGCCGCGTTGGATCTGATCAAGCGCGCCATCTCCGGCGAGTTGGACTACAAGGCCAAGCGTCAGCCGAAGCTGGACAAGCTCAAGCTCAACGCCATCGAGCAGATGATGGCTTTCGAAACCTCCAAGGGTTTCGTGGCCGGTCAGGCGGGCCCGAATTATCCGGCGCCGGTCGAAGCGATCAAGACCATTCAGAAAGCCGCCAATTTCGGCCGCGACAAGGCGATCGAAGTCGAGGCCGCTGGCTTCGTCAAACTGGCCAAGACCTCTGTTGCGCAGAGCCTGGTCGGTCTGTTCCTGAGCGATCAGGAGCTGAAGAAAAAGGCCAAGGCCTACGATAAGCAAGCCCGTGACGTGAAACTGGCTGCCGTGCTCGGCGCCGGCATCATGGGTGGTGGTATCGCCTATCAGTCGGCTGTCAAAGGCACACCGATCCTGATGAAGGATATCCGCGAAGAAGGCATCCAGATGGGGCTGAACGAGGCCTCCAAGCTGCTCGGCAAGCGCGTCGAAAAAGGTCGCCTGACTCCGGCGAAGATGGCCGAAGCCCTCAATGCCATTCGTCCCACCATGTCCTACGGCGACTTCGGTCACGTCGACATCGTCGTCGAAGCCGTTGTCGAAAATCCGAAGATCAAGCAGTCCGTGCTGGCTGAAGTCGAAGGCCTGGTGCGTGATGATGCGATCATCGCCTCTAACACCTCGACCATCTCCATCAGCCTGCTGGCCCAGGCGCTCAAGCGTCCGGAAAACTTCTGCGGCATGCACTTCTTCAACCCGGTGCACATGATGCCGCTGGTGGAAGTGATCCGTGGCGAGAAGACCAGCGAAACCGCGATCGCCACCACCGTTGCCTACGCCAAGAAAATGGGCAAGAGCCCGGTCGTGGTCAACGATTGCCCGGGCTTCCTGGTCAACCGTGTGCTGTTCCCGTACTTCGGCGGCTTCGCCCGTGCCATCGCTCACGGTGTGGATTTCGTTCGCGCTGACAAAGTGATGGAGAAGTTCGGCTGGCCCATGGGCCCGGCGTATCTGATGGACGTGGTCGGCATGGACACTGGCCACCACGGCCGTGACGTGATGGCTGAAGGCTTCCCGGATCGCATGAAGGACGACACCCGCACGGCTGTCGACGTCATGTATGACGCCAACCGCCTCGGCCAGAAGAACGGCAAAGGCTTCTACGTCTACGAGATGGATAAGAAGGGCAAGCCGAAGAAGGTAGTCGACCCGCAGTCCTACGAGCTGCTCAAGCCGGTGGTCAGCGAGACTCGCGAGCTGTCCGACGAGGACATCATCAACTACATGATGATCCCGCTGTGCCTGGAAACGGTCCGCTGCCTGGAAGACAACATCGTCGAAACCGCTGCCGAAGCTGATATGGGCTTGATCTACGGCATCGGTTTCCCTCCCTTCCGTGGTGGTGCACTGCGCTACATCGATTCGATCGGTGTCGCCGAGTTCGTGGCCTTGGCCGACAAGTACGCCGACCTGGGCCCGCTGTATCAGCCGACTGCGAAGCTGCGTGAAATGGCTGCCAACGGCCAGAGCTTCTACGGTTAA
- the fadA gene encoding acetyl-CoA C-acyltransferase FadA, whose protein sequence is MSLNPRDVVIVDFGRTPMGRSKGGMHRNTRAETMSAHLIDGLLARNSKVDPAEVEDVIWGCVNQTLEQGWNVARMASLLTRIPHTSAAQTVSRLCGSSMSALHTAAQAIMTGNGDVFVVGGVEHMGHVGMMHGVDPNPQLSLYAAKASGMMGLTAEMLGKMHGITREQQDAFGERSHRLAHKATVDGMFKDEIIPMEGYDENGFLKVFDYDETIRPETTLESLAALKPAFNPKGGTVTAGTSSQITDGASCMIVMSAQRAQDLGIQPMAVIRSMALAGVDPAIMGYGPVPATQKALKRAGLTMDDIDFVELNEAFAAQALPVLKDLKLLDKMEQKVNLHGGAIALGHPFGCSGARISGTLLNVMKQNGGTLGVSTMCIGLGQGITTVFERV, encoded by the coding sequence ATGAGCCTTAATCCGAGAGACGTCGTCATTGTCGACTTCGGCCGTACCCCGATGGGTCGTTCCAAGGGCGGCATGCACCGCAATACCCGCGCCGAGACCATGTCTGCGCACCTGATCGATGGCTTGCTGGCACGCAACTCCAAGGTCGACCCGGCCGAAGTGGAAGATGTGATCTGGGGCTGCGTCAACCAGACCCTCGAGCAGGGCTGGAACGTGGCCCGCATGGCCTCGCTGCTGACTCGCATCCCGCACACCAGTGCCGCGCAAACCGTCAGCCGCCTGTGCGGCTCTTCCATGAGCGCATTGCACACCGCCGCTCAGGCGATCATGACCGGTAACGGTGATGTCTTCGTCGTGGGTGGTGTCGAGCACATGGGCCACGTCGGCATGATGCATGGTGTCGATCCGAACCCGCAACTGTCGCTGTATGCCGCCAAGGCGTCCGGCATGATGGGCCTGACTGCAGAAATGCTGGGCAAGATGCATGGCATCACCCGTGAGCAGCAGGATGCATTCGGCGAGCGCTCGCATCGTCTGGCCCACAAGGCCACCGTCGACGGCATGTTCAAGGATGAAATCATCCCGATGGAAGGCTACGACGAAAACGGTTTCCTCAAAGTCTTCGACTACGATGAAACCATTCGTCCCGAGACCACCCTCGAAAGCTTGGCGGCACTCAAGCCGGCCTTCAATCCCAAGGGCGGTACCGTGACTGCAGGTACGTCTTCGCAGATCACCGACGGTGCGTCCTGCATGATCGTCATGTCCGCTCAGCGCGCACAGGATCTGGGCATCCAGCCGATGGCCGTGATTCGCTCCATGGCCCTGGCAGGCGTGGATCCGGCAATCATGGGTTACGGCCCGGTGCCGGCGACTCAGAAGGCGCTCAAGCGTGCTGGTCTGACCATGGACGACATTGATTTCGTCGAGCTGAACGAAGCCTTCGCCGCTCAGGCGTTGCCTGTGCTGAAGGATCTCAAGCTGCTCGACAAGATGGAGCAGAAGGTCAACCTGCATGGCGGCGCCATCGCGCTGGGTCACCCGTTCGGTTGCTCGGGCGCTCGTATTTCGGGCACCCTGTTGAACGTGATGAAGCAGAACGGCGGTACGCTGGGCGTTTCCACAATGTGTATCGGCCTTGGCCAAGGCATCACCACAGTGTTCGAACGCGTCTAA
- a CDS encoding DUF1653 domain-containing protein gives MHVTPGRYRHYKGPEYRVYAVARHSETEESLVFYQALYGDYGLWVRPLSMFTETVEVDGETLPRFALIEAESSRF, from the coding sequence ATGCACGTCACGCCAGGCCGTTACCGCCATTACAAAGGCCCCGAGTACCGCGTATATGCAGTGGCTCGGCACTCCGAAACGGAAGAGTCGCTAGTCTTCTACCAGGCGCTATACGGGGATTACGGCTTATGGGTGCGCCCGCTTTCGATGTTCACCGAGACGGTGGAGGTCGACGGTGAAACGCTTCCCCGTTTCGCCCTGATCGAAGCCGAGTCCAGCCGTTTTTAG